The proteins below are encoded in one region of Juglans microcarpa x Juglans regia isolate MS1-56 chromosome 4D, Jm3101_v1.0, whole genome shotgun sequence:
- the LOC121259284 gene encoding protein TRANSPORT INHIBITOR RESPONSE 1-like — translation MLRMGYSFPEEVLEHVFSFIQSDQDRNAISAVCRSWHDIERWSRRRVFVGNCYAISPTMVIRRFPEVRSIELKGKPHFADFNLVPEDWGGYVAPWISAMASAYPWLEEIRLKRMVITDESLELISKSFKNFKVLVLSSCEGFSTEGLAAIAANCRNLRELDLRESEVEDLSGHWLSHFPDNYTSLVSLNIACLGCEVSFSALERLVGRCPNLRTLRLNRAVPLDKLANLLRRAPQLVELGTGAYSSELRPDVFSNLSGAFSGCKELKSLSGFWDVVPGYLPAVYPICSKLTSLNLSYATIQSPELIKLVNQCQNLQRLWVLDYIEDAGLDALAASCKDLRELRVFPSDPFGPEPNVGLTEQGLVSVSEGCPKLQSVLYFCRQMSNAALITIARNRPNMTRFRLCIIEPHTPDYLTLQPLDVGFGAIVEHCKDLRRLSVSGLLTDRVFQYIGTHAKKLEMLSVAFAGESDLGLHHILSGCENLRKLEIRDCPFGDKALLANAAKLETMRSLWMSSCSVSFGACKLLGQKMPGLNVEVIDERSPPESRPESCPIEKLYIYRTVSGPRFDMPGFVWTMAENPALRLS, via the exons ATGCTAAGAATGGGGTACTCGTTCCCGGAGGAGGTTCTGGAGCACGTGTTCTCGTTCATACAGAGCGACCAGGACCGGAACGCGATCTCGGCGGTGTGCAGGTCGTGGCACGATATTGAGCGGTGGAGCAGGAGGCGGGTTTTCGTCGGCAACTGCTACGCCATCAGCCCCACGATGGTGATCCGACGGTTCCCCGAGGTTCGGTCCATTGAGCTCAAGGGGAAGCCGCACTTCGCTGACTTCAACCTCGTCCCCGAAGACTGGGGAGGCTACGTGGCCCCCTGGATCTCTGCCATGGCCTCGGCCTACCCGTGGCTCGAAGAGATTCGGCTGAAACGTATGGTTATCACGGACGAGAGCTTGGAGCTCATTTCCAAGTCCTTTAAGAACTTCAAGGTCCTCGTGCTGTCGTCTTGCGAGGGCTTCAGCACCGAGGGCCTCGCCGCCATTGCTGCCAATTGCAG GAATTTGAGAGAACTGGACTTGCGGGAAAGTGAAGTGGAAGACCTGAGTGGGCACTGGCTGAGTCATTTCCCTGATAACTACACCTCATTGGTGTCCCTTAACATTGCCTGCTTAGGGTGTGAGGTGAGTTTCTCTGCCTTGGAGCGCCTGGTGGGTAGGTGCCCCAACCTGAGGACTCTGCGGCTCAACCGTGCGGTGCCCCTCGACAAGCTTGCAAACCTACTTCGTCGGGCGCCTCAGCTTGTTGAGTTGGGCACGGGGGCATACTCATCTGAGTTGCGACCTGATGTATTCTCAAACCTATCAGGAGCTTTCTCTGGATGCAAGGAACTTAAGAGCCTGTCTGGTTTTTGGGACGTAGTTCCAGGCTATCTTCCAGCTGTTTATCCTATCTGCTCTAAGTTAACATCATTGAACTTGAGCTATGCTACCATCCAGAGCCCTGAGCTTATCAAGCTAGTTAACCAATGTCAGAACTTGCAGCGCTTATGG GTTCTGGATTACATTGAAGATGCTGGCCTTGATGCCCTTGCAGCATCTTGCAAGGATCTACGGGAATTGAGGGTATTTCCATCTGATCCGTTTGGACCAGAACCAAATGTGGGATTGACAGAACAGGGCcttgtttctgtttctgaagGCTGTCCTAAGCTCCAGTCGGTTCTCTACTTCTGCCGGCAAATGTCTAATGCTGCCTTAATAACTATTGCCAGGAATCGACCAAACATGACCAGGTTTCGTCTTTGTATCATTGAGCCCCATACTCCCGATTACCTTACCCTTCAACCACTTGATGTGGGATTTGGAGCCATTGTGGAGCACTGCAAGGATCTACGACGTCTTTCCGTCTCCGGTCTTCTCACCGATCGTGTGTTTCAGTACATTGGGACACATGCCAAAAAACTAGAGATGCTCTCCGTGGCTTTTGCTGGAGAAAGTGATCTGGGACTCCATCACATACTGTCTGGTTGTGAAAATCTTAGGAAGCTGGAGATTAGGGACTGTCCCTTTGGTGACAAGGCTCTTTTGGCCAATGCTGCGAAGCTGGAGACAATGCGATCCCTTTGGATGTCTTCTTGCTCTGTAAGTTTCGGAGCATGTAAGCTGCTTGGTCAGAAGATGCCAGGGCTTAATGTTGAGGTTATTGATGAGAGGTCCCCCCCAGAGTCAAGACCAGAAAGCTGCCCCATTGAGAAGCTTTACATATATAGGACAGTTTCTGGGCCAAGGTTTGACATGCCTGGATTTGTTTGGACAATGGCTGAAAATCCTGCATTGAGGCTTTCTTGA